The Macadamia integrifolia cultivar HAES 741 chromosome 4, SCU_Mint_v3, whole genome shotgun sequence genome contains the following window.
CTTTCCGTATCAATTGGGTTTCTTTTCTCTACTCTTCCCCCAACGGTTGGCTCTCTTGCTAGCCTGTTGTCTCCCTCTTTCTACCCTTattgacctctctctctctctctctctctctctctctctctctctccttccttacaCCTCCACATCGATCTATCTTTCTTCCCATATTTtatctcccttcttctcttctttaattCCCCTCTTTCCCCATCACAGGCTGCTAGAACATACAATTGAAAGCTTCTCAGCCCCTAGTTTCTCACAAAATATTTCAGATCTGGACCCGTGATGCAACCAATCGAATCCTTGGTTCCTAATCTGGGATTAGGGTTGGTTAGCTGCATCAACTTTATCCCTGGTAATTTCAGCCAATTGTTTTTGACTCTTTATGAGAGAGTCTAAAGATAAAAGCAGAGCTGCAAATTTTCCACATTGAAGTCCTTTCTTGCTGAACTTATAAAAGATGCAGAGGAGGTTGTGGATAACATATTGCCTTTCTTTGATGCCAACTAAGCTTCCATGTTGCAAATCTAGGGCCACATCTTGAAGTTTAGGGGGGAGAATTATCTCTATATGTGTATATCATGATGTCTGcagaaaattttctattatgagaAGGAACACATTTCAAGTTCATATAACACAAGGCTCCCCATCGGACACAAATTGGCATTTTTGAAGTGCTTTCCTGCTGAATATACTACATAAGTAAAGAAAATTATGGACAACAAGTAGAAACCTTTTGGGGTGCCAACAAAAAGCTATCATATGGAAAATCTATGAACCCATCTAAGAAGTttaggagggagggagggagggagggagggagggagggagggtgggtgggtgggtgggttggTTATCAATTTACCATTCAGAAACACAACAGGGTTAGTGATAGTAATTCCACATGCATAATACCAACATTATCACCAtctgaaagaagaaaaacatttaAATCTACGAAACTCACCTTCTTCACAGATGCTGACCAAGACAATGTAAGACCGAGGAacacaataaagaaaaatggcCCCCAAAGATCCCAATCCCGCAAAGCTTTCCCAGGGTCTTCACGAAATGGGTTAGGGAACACCACAAGCTTCAAATTACTAACAATCCGAGCCATATCTCTCTTCACGGTATCCCACACAGGTTCCGTCAGCGTGTTCGGGGGCGAACCAAACCCACTGGAAGAGATATTATGGCTACCATTCGACTGAGTATTGGTAGAAGGCAAGGCAGGAGGAACAGGGATATTAGAAGACTTCTGTTGTGGTGGAGGAGGAAGATTGGAAGCTATAAACGGAGATgaagaaacaggaatggaggCTCTGGGAGGACTGGGTGGTCTCGCAGGGAGCACTGTAGCAGGGCCAGACTGCACACTGGCATTAATAAGGTTCTCGATCTCATCAATATCGGACTGGGAAGAAGGGTGAAGTGGTACGGTATCTCTATGCGAGTGCGACATATTCGCATACGAAAGCTTCTcccaatcaaatcaaaacaagaaaatatctcCAAGCAAAACCCCAAACTCAGACAGATCTAACAAAACCTGTAGGGAGAAAGATCAAATCGACATAAGAAAAACAAGCAATCGAATCGAGCGAGAGAGAATAAAAGATCCAGAACAATGCAAATGTATCTGAATAAAAGTTACAGAGAAATGGAAAATAGTTTAGTAAAGATCTAATCGAACATTTAAATCTaaccaagaaatgaaaaagCATGTAGAGATCCCCAATAAGCAATAAATTGTCGTTACAAGGGAATAAAAGACCCGAAGAACAAATACAAGCTGACagtaatagagagagagagagagagagagagagagagattaccaAAAGGAAGAGGTATTACCTTCCTCTAGTAGGACGCAGAGGTTGCTCTGCAACTGCCATGGAATTTGGAGATCTCGCGGTCGTTTTgcattttccctcttttcacTACCAAAATACGTCGACTcgtagaaagagagaaaaataaggaaaagaggGGAAGATGCAGGGAATGACGTGCGCTCTGGAGTCTGAGTCTAATGATCTGGAAGACTTCTCTCTCTTTcgttttttactttcttttctttttattttcttttttttcttttctttttttttttaaatNNNNNNNNNNNNNNNNNNNNTTTTTAACCAAGCTGGGTTGACAAACAGATTTTCAAATCGGACATTTTTGCCCTACTTGTAATGATGTGTCAGTCATTTTAAAGGTCTAGATAGGTAAATTCGCAAATCTACACATTAACATAACGTGTCCGACTCCGACACTTTTTCGTTGCCATGCTAAATCAAAAAGCACTGCACCTACCTTCAGTCCTTCTCGAAGCTCCGGCGGTGCGATGTTTCATTAGGTTTAGTTTTGTATAGGCTAAGATCTTTGTTGTTGAAGAAGTTCGTGTTGgtatacgatgtcttgtattccatcgcagtttaatccagggagtactggtgcagcgctTCGACAGGCAAGATGACGGTCCCACTAGCCGGTTAACAAactgtgggggttgcaaggggggcaggaggccccctgcatagcaaggGGTATAGAAGGGCGTAACCCCTCGCTCGAATTTTTtgtttgagggcaattgtgtatttTTCAGATTAAGGtcttttcgctatatatttatagcgagggtttttttctctataaatgcaagtaatactaaaaggtgtgaggacaagcattgtaaccctattctccattgatagtgaagcagaatctcatctcaccagggacataggcaaccttaccaaacctcgtaaaatctgtgtgcattgtttgttctgctTTTTCACTATcctctgcatcgttttagggttacgtttctacagTTCGCTCAATAACCTTTCGATGGATTCATCGTCGTCAGTGTACAAGCCAAGGAGGATCTCACCTGAGGACCCAATGATGATGGCAATGGATTCAATAGGATGGAGAGACCACCCATGCGAAAATTTTGTTGAGTGCCTTATTCAATTCCTTTGTTCCTATAAACAATAATGTTGGGAGAATTACACGTATGGTGGATATCATTTTACCGTTAGGCCTTCTCATCTATTTATGCCCTCTTTTCATTCTCCAACTACAACAGAAGAGCCGTACTGGAATGCGGTGGTGGTACGTACCAAACTCTGATCCAAATGGTCGACTTCAATTTTGGTTCGAGTGTGTTGATAAACAAAACTTCACGAGCCCTCTTCTCTCCTTAGGAATCAACACCAAAATTAACTTATAAACTTTACATAGATTGTTACACATGTGCCCTAATATGGTCTTATTTGAATTCTTGTGATAGATCTCGGATCAAAGATAAAGAGTGTCAATGGATTTTGGCTCACGATAGCTCATTGCAAAAAGGGAAATGATGATTCCACTTGTTTGTGCATATCATgtcagtccaactggaggggatttag
Protein-coding sequences here:
- the LOC122077291 gene encoding protein YIP4b-like; the protein is MSHSHRDTVPLHPSSQSDIDEIENLINASVQSGPATVLPARPPSPPRASIPVSSSPFIASNLPPPPQQKSSNIPVPPALPSTNTQSNGSHNISSSGFGSPPNTLTEPVWDTVKRDMARIVSNLKLVVFPNPFREDPGKALRDWDLWGPFFFIVFLGLTLSWSASVKKSEVFAVAFALLAAGAIILTLNVLLLGGHIIFFQSLSLLGYCLFPLDVGALICMLKDNVIIKVVVVCVTLAWSSWAAYPFMSSAVNPRRKALALYPVFLMYISVGFLIIAIN